Proteins from a genomic interval of Rubinisphaera italica:
- the xylA gene encoding xylose isomerase: protein MSFFSEIPSIPYEGPDSKNPLAFKHYNPDEVVEGKSLRELLRFSVCYWHTFRGTGGDPFGPGTMVRPWDDGSDSVDNALKRVDVAFEFFQKLGVDYYCFHDRDVAPEGSSLKESNEILDKIVARLKEQQESTGIKLLWGTANLFSNPRYMHGAATSCNADAFAFAAAQVKKAIEVTYELGGENYVFWGGREGYQNLYNTDMKRELDHLAKFMHMANDHAKNIGFKGQFLFEPKPKEPTKHQYDYDVAACVNFLRQYGLEDVVKMNIETNHATLAGHSMMHEMEYARIQNMLGSIDANTGDLLLGWDTDQFPTDIYLTTQCMLVLLKQGGLAPGGINFDAKVRRESFEPVDLFHAHIGGMDTFARGAKIAAQIRADGVLDKFVSDRYSSYDSGVGSEIESGSATFASLEKYMLEKGEIEANKSGRQEYLENLINLYI, encoded by the coding sequence ATGAGCTTCTTCTCTGAGATCCCCTCCATTCCCTACGAAGGCCCCGACAGTAAGAACCCCCTGGCATTCAAGCATTACAATCCGGATGAAGTCGTTGAAGGCAAGTCGCTGAGGGAATTACTTCGTTTCAGTGTCTGTTACTGGCATACCTTCCGCGGCACCGGCGGCGATCCTTTCGGTCCCGGCACAATGGTTCGCCCCTGGGACGATGGCAGCGACTCTGTCGATAATGCGTTGAAGCGTGTTGATGTCGCTTTCGAATTCTTCCAGAAGCTCGGCGTCGACTATTATTGTTTCCACGATCGCGATGTCGCACCTGAAGGTTCCAGCCTGAAAGAATCCAACGAGATTCTCGATAAAATTGTCGCTCGACTCAAAGAGCAGCAGGAATCGACCGGGATCAAACTGCTGTGGGGAACAGCCAATCTATTCTCAAATCCTCGCTATATGCACGGAGCCGCGACGTCCTGCAATGCCGATGCATTTGCATTTGCCGCTGCTCAGGTCAAGAAAGCGATTGAAGTCACTTATGAACTCGGTGGTGAGAATTACGTTTTCTGGGGCGGCCGCGAAGGTTATCAGAATCTGTACAACACCGACATGAAACGTGAACTCGATCATCTCGCCAAATTCATGCACATGGCGAACGATCACGCGAAAAACATTGGCTTCAAAGGACAGTTCCTGTTTGAGCCCAAGCCGAAAGAGCCGACGAAACATCAATACGATTACGATGTCGCCGCCTGCGTGAACTTCCTACGTCAATACGGTTTGGAAGATGTTGTGAAAATGAACATCGAAACCAACCATGCCACCCTGGCTGGTCATTCGATGATGCACGAAATGGAATACGCCCGCATCCAAAACATGCTCGGCAGCATCGATGCCAACACAGGCGACCTGCTCCTGGGCTGGGATACCGATCAGTTCCCAACCGATATCTACCTGACCACCCAGTGCATGCTCGTGCTGCTCAAGCAGGGTGGACTGGCTCCGGGGGGAATCAACTTCGATGCAAAAGTTCGCCGCGAAAGTTTCGAACCTGTTGATCTTTTCCACGCCCATATCGGCGGAATGGATACTTTTGCTCGTGGAGCAAAAATCGCTGCTCAGATCCGAGCCGATGGGGTCCTCGATAAATTCGTCAGCGATCGTTACTCCAGTTACGATTCCGGCGTCGGCTCCGAAATCGAATCCGGCTCCGCCACCTTTGCCTCGCTCGAGAAATACATGCTCGAAAAAGGCGAAATCGAAGCGAACAAGAGTGGACGTCAGGAATATCTGGAAAACCTGATTAACCTATATATTTAG